Part of the Anopheles coluzzii chromosome 3, AcolN3, whole genome shotgun sequence genome is shown below.
GCGGTAGTTTTTGGCACAGCTGAAGAGCAATTTTCACTATTTGTACGATGCGAAATAAGCTCAGAAGGGTCAAATCGAGCCCTTTCATGTACACGTTGCTTTGGTAGGCCACGAGCAACAAACTCCCGAACAGTAAGTGAAACTGGCCAAATAGTAGACTGCAGCGCAAGCTCCTTAAGAGATTTAGGAACACTCACTTTGAACGATATGAAGGACATCGAGTCCAGGTTCACACCCTTTTTCGTGAGACGGTAAACATTAATATCGTCCGTTGGTAGCACAGCTTtaagccacacacgcatatcatcAGCCGAGACATGCGATTTGATGTTCGTGAAGTATAACCATACTTTCTCGGCTATgcccgtgttggtggtgttttggttCAAAACAGGATCAGAAGATGCTTGTGTATTTGTTCGATAGTTTCCAGCACTAACATCACTAGTCGGCTTAGTACGATGATTGTAGTGGTTACAGTTGTCAGAATCATCCACAGTGTTGGTATCGTTCGCAGCTTGGATATCATCAGTGAGCTCCGTTGAGTTAGTAAATGTACGGCGAGCGGAAGCTGTTTTAGTCGTTCTGGATGTATTTGTGGCATTGAGCGACGATACATTAGTGGATGTGTGCGATCGCGATGCGTTGCTAACAGACGGCTTAGCTAATATGGGTGTTAGCGCTCGCTTATCAAcgagagcgaggatctcaggaagcaaatcgctcttgatagccgatctaagagaagagagagatgagtCAATTGTGGTGAGAATATCTGCTTTCACCAATTCGAGTAGGGCTGCTATCTCACTTGTGAGAAGTGAATTTGTGCCAATGCGAAACTCGTGACATGTtttgcacaaccacaacaattgaTTATTACGCCCAAGCTCACGAGTAGAATCACGGGACAACCCCGTGCAATGGGTGTGATGCTTGGAACCACAAACACCGGCACAGGACACCGAATTAGCACTATCGGTGGGTGCATTGCAGGTTGAGCACTGCATAACGATGACTCAGCACAATCTGATGAGTGACAGGAGCAGAAACGAAGCCAAACACTTTCTCGGcaaaaatgttgaataaaCAGAAGCAGCTTTATATTAATCGAAGGCACGCACTAGCCAGTACGAACAACTCAGTAGCACCACTGTTGCAAATGTTGAGATTCCAGAAATAACACGGCAAAACAGCGTATAAAATCAGGAGCACGAGGAAGGCACATCCACTAAGTTTGACAGTCAATCTCTCTCTGAGCTCTTCTTGGATAGCATCCGTCTACTGTTTAGCATCTTCAGACTTCATAGCTTCAGCATAGTTTCTGGGATCTTCTCGCTGCGAGAAAACAACTAACGCTTCATCAGATTCGCTCTCTGGTGTCGTATAGTCCGAGTCACTCGATACGTTTTCTGCTTCGTTAGCTAATGTTGATGAAGGAACAAATTTGCGATTAATGACATAATCTTTGTACTTGCTTGGAAGTTGGTGTTGTCGTTGACTGCGCCTTGGAGTTTCATTGCTCTGATCAGACCTTGTCGGGGTTTCTTCTGTCTGACCATCCAATGCTTCTTCTGTTGGTGAAATATTAATCGGATTATTACGTGTACTATTTGACTCATCCTTTCCTTCAGCAAAAAACAGCTCCAGAAACTCAACAGGAGTTGTTTGTTCCTTGCCAAAACCTTCACATTGGACTTCATCAACGACAATAATATCACGACTGATAATTATTTCGTTGGTGGCAAAGTTAAAAACTCTAAAtccttttgtgttgtgtgcataACCAAGGAAAATGCACCGTTCGGATTTTGGATCGAGTTTTACTCGTTTCTGCTTAGGCTTGTGTACCATAACTGTAGAGCCAAATATTTTGAGATGTCCCAAATGTGGTCTTTTGCCTGACCATGCCTCCTCTGGAGTAATGTCATTTAACGCTCTCGTAGGACCCCGATTAATTAAATATACAGCAGTGTTAACTGCTTCCGCCCAAAATCGCTTTGGTAACTGCGCATCGTTTAGCATGCTCCGAACCTTTTCAACAATAGTGCGGTTTATCCGCTCCGCTACTCCATTTTGTTCTGGAGTGTATGTGCATGTCGTTTGATGACATATTCCATCACGTTCCATACTCGCTTTCATACTGGCATTTACATATTCACGACCGTTGTCACttctaaatatttttatttgccgaCCACTTTGCCTTTGTACCATTGATTTAAACTTCTCGAATACTGTCTTTGCTTCATCTTTAGACTTGAGCATATACACAAATACTTTACGTGTTGCATCGTCTATGAAAGTCATGAAGTATTTTGACCCACCAATTGATTCAACTTCAAATGGTCCACATAGATCTGAATGAATCAGTTCTAATTTTTCTTTGCATCTTTCTTGGCTTGTAGGAAACGACTCTCTTGCATGTTTACCTTCAATGCACGCTACACAATTGTACGTGTTAGTTTGTTTAGTTTGAATGCCTTCGGCCATGccttttaatttttgaatacTTTGGAAATTCAAATGTCGCCTGTGCCATATTTCATAGGATAAAAATGTTCTCACTCTATTTTCATTTAATCGGTATAATCCATTCTCAGCAATACCCGATGCGAACACTTCtccattttcatccaacaCTTCGCATTTACGTTCTGTAAATACCACTTTGAAGccatttttacatattttactAACTGTTGCGGCCGAGGGGCTCCGCCGGGCGAAGGTTCCGGCTCCTACGGCTACACAGGGGAATTCTCCAAGCCTTTCAGCTAGTGCTCCTCGCTACCTCGGGAGTCTATGCAACAGAAAGGGGGATCGTTCCTtgagattcggattatttcgGATGTTCTGAAATGAAGCTCTTAACACTTTGGCTTTTCGTTCGAATCTGATTTGGCTCCAGCTTGAGCCGCCTTTATATACGAAAAAATTCACAATTTTTCTGCACGATACTAACCCAAAATTCTACGCCTTTCCTCCCACTCCCATTCCCGTTTGTCCCCAACTCCCATCGCGCTCCCGGTTTCCATTGTCACTCCCGGCGACATCTGTTTGCACTGGCGATTCCAGAAATTCCGCATCGATCAATCCATCGAGCAATCCTTTGTGTAGACGGTACCGGTGCTGCGCGTGCTGGTAGCGACGTTCATCGTGGGGGGTACGGCTGGCGTTTCGTGGAAATTCATCGATCTTGTgtcttttcactttttattttttattctgcaTGCACTTCGCACGCAACATTCTCCCCCACGTAATTCACAGGCGGGGATTACGCTTCTTGCTTAGTTGGTCGAAGTGCTTGGTGGGTTATTTTCCAATAACTGTTTTGCCCAATGACATGGGGCGATCTTTGTCTTCTTGCGAGGAGGCTTCGTTTCATTGTTGTCGTTGTTAGGCTGAAGCGGTCTTATTCGATTTGTACCCTGGTGTTGCTGAGATGTTGTGTGGAGAAGCAAATGTTCCTTTTGCTCTACATTTAATACGGCAACTCGGACAGCTGGtcgttttaatatgttttctcCCACTTTTACTTCCACTGATCGTACTTGCCCATCCGGGGCCATATTCGCTTTCACAATTCTTCCTTTGATCCACTTTCCTGGTGGTGCGTTGTCATCGAACAGCACGACTATGTCTCCCACCTTTATGGGTTCTACGTGGTTAGTCCACTTATTTCGGCGTATTAGTGTTGGAAGATATTCTTTTTTCCAACGGTCCCAGAATATCTTTGAGTAATGCTGTGTGAGTTTGTACTGTTGCCTGTTTGTTGCCGAGGTTTCGTTCACTACTGGTGGTATGTGGC
Proteins encoded:
- the LOC120959309 gene encoding uncharacterized protein LOC120959309, which gives rise to MSRVSHWHKFTSHKSAIKSDLLPEILALVDKRALTPILAKPSVSNASRSHTSTNVSSLNATNTSRTTKTASARRTFTNSTELTDDIQAANDTNTVDDSDNCNHYNHRTKPTSDVSAGNYRTNTQASSDPVLNQNTTNTGIAEKVWLYFTNIKSHVSADDMRVWLKAVLPTDDINVYRLTKKGVNLDSMSFISFKVSVPKSLKELALQSTIWPVSLTVREFVARGLPKQRVHERARFDPSELISHRTNSENCSSAVPKTTAHPDHFLEHRSPPPQRVILSPSQMTEILEAIQLEFPPTPPQLSPGVGLQSQSNLSNTNRSPQISPFAKRIAHN